In Corynebacterium guangdongense, one DNA window encodes the following:
- the gluQRS gene encoding tRNA glutamyl-Q(34) synthetase GluQRS, which produces MTSAATGAGRYAPSPSGDLHFGNLRTAVLAWLFARQTGRRFLMRVEDIDTQRSSRESARRQLADLAALGIEWDGDVIYQSDLFDTYRAAIASLPHYECYCSRKDIQRASSAPHVAPGSYPGTCRDLSEVERASRRAELAAAGRVPALRLRAAATEWTVQDFYAGSYTGVVDDFILRRGGNADQGRDYAYNLAVVLDDGAAGVDQVVRGDDLLSSAPRQAYLAHVLGYPESSYVHVPLVLNADGARLAKRDGAVTLRQMLADASVTDVVTRLAESVGCPGVTTLDGLLGDFDPATLPREPWVWVG; this is translated from the coding sequence ATGACTTCTGCTGCCACCGGGGCTGGGCGCTACGCGCCGTCGCCAAGCGGGGACCTTCATTTCGGCAACCTGCGCACCGCCGTGCTGGCGTGGCTCTTCGCCCGCCAGACGGGCCGCCGTTTTCTCATGCGCGTCGAGGACATCGACACGCAGCGTTCCTCGCGGGAGTCCGCGCGGCGCCAGCTGGCGGATCTCGCGGCATTGGGCATCGAGTGGGACGGGGACGTGATCTACCAGTCCGACCTCTTCGACACCTACCGGGCCGCCATCGCGTCGCTGCCGCACTACGAGTGCTACTGCTCGCGCAAGGACATCCAGCGCGCCTCCTCGGCGCCGCACGTGGCCCCCGGCTCCTACCCGGGCACCTGCCGGGACCTGAGCGAGGTCGAGCGCGCTTCACGACGCGCCGAGCTCGCCGCCGCCGGTCGTGTTCCGGCGCTGCGCCTGCGCGCCGCGGCCACGGAATGGACCGTGCAGGATTTCTACGCCGGCTCCTACACCGGCGTCGTCGACGACTTCATCCTGCGCCGCGGAGGCAACGCGGACCAGGGGCGCGACTACGCCTACAACCTCGCGGTGGTCCTCGATGACGGGGCGGCGGGCGTCGACCAGGTGGTGCGCGGCGATGACCTGCTCTCCTCGGCGCCACGCCAGGCCTACCTGGCGCACGTCCTCGGCTACCCGGAGTCGTCCTACGTCCACGTGCCGCTCGTGCTCAACGCCGACGGTGCCCGGCTGGCCAAACGCGACGGTGCGGTCACCCTGCGCCAGATGCTTGCCGACGCCTCCGTCACCGACGTCGTCACCCGCCTCGCGGAGTCCGTGGGCTGTCCCGGCGTGACCACCCTCGACGGGCTGCTCGGGGACTTCGACCCGGCCACCCTGCCCCGGGAGCCCTGGGTCTGGGTCGGCTGA
- a CDS encoding cytochrome P450/oxidoreductase, with product MTDTLAHQINRLNEAAAAADGQIRDRDAAESNCPYLNGEIVDTADFFGNTGVPAGQGWDPLSQEFVDSPWDYVKNGFENEPVFFSKNADGERDYWVVTRYEDVIKVFKDTENYTANTALEKAIPMSEDAKDILDDYGYDFRDTIVNTDQPVHNPRRRALEEPFNVEELRKLEPMVRETVDGYIDKFIDKGEVDIFDELLQISPLTVALKFMGVPAEDMHKIHVYSKAHATATWGRPDKDAVLKNAEDNGKFWQHSQRVLHKLMMQEEHTEAPGWVPHSIRAHRKDPESVPMYYLRSKTMSAVTASHDTTVNSISNMLIYLFTERPDVWNLLKDRPELIPNAVEESLRMNGGSHAWRREAINDVEIRGVKIPKGSRILLVTSMANRDPEVFPDPHTFDLYRDNVTKHLLFGYGMHLCMGRNLARLQMQVLLQQLLKRLPHMELIEQDDYGRAPSVSFRGPSTLKVRWDVTKNPERLGEISEENPEIIYNGPNRALKTRSMKVVETEDVTDKIRRIVLAPSEGAALPATFSGSHIEINAGGLNRQYSIVGAEGNTWEIAVQLEDDSRGGSRWIHENLHEDAIVEVRGPRANFRFDPDATKLILVGAGIGITPMIAMADEAKARGIDYELHYSGSSKTTMSYLERIVRDHGGNANLYVSDEDGRMDISQFADRYEAGTQLLTCGPDRFTNEVLEVTKDWPADTVRRESFTATNLLDPTQNEAFTVELSRSGETFEVPANMTLLETLEEAGKELYAECREGICGTCEVGIVSGEAEHNDQVLTDKEKQANNSIMTCVSRACRGSKLVIDL from the coding sequence ATGACTGACACTCTGGCACACCAGATCAACCGGCTGAACGAGGCCGCCGCCGCGGCCGACGGCCAGATCCGGGACCGGGACGCCGCGGAGTCCAACTGCCCGTACCTCAACGGCGAGATCGTCGACACCGCCGACTTCTTCGGCAACACCGGCGTCCCGGCGGGCCAGGGCTGGGATCCGCTGTCACAGGAGTTCGTGGACTCTCCGTGGGACTACGTCAAGAACGGCTTCGAGAACGAGCCGGTCTTCTTCTCCAAGAACGCGGACGGCGAGCGCGACTACTGGGTCGTCACCCGCTACGAGGACGTCATCAAGGTGTTCAAGGACACCGAGAACTACACCGCCAACACGGCGCTCGAAAAGGCCATCCCGATGTCCGAGGACGCCAAGGACATCCTCGACGACTATGGCTACGACTTCCGCGACACCATCGTCAACACCGACCAGCCGGTCCACAACCCCCGTCGCCGCGCCCTCGAGGAGCCCTTTAACGTCGAGGAGCTGCGCAAGCTCGAGCCGATGGTCCGCGAGACCGTCGACGGCTACATCGACAAGTTCATCGACAAGGGCGAGGTCGACATCTTCGATGAGCTGCTGCAGATCTCCCCGCTGACCGTCGCCCTGAAGTTCATGGGCGTCCCGGCCGAGGACATGCACAAAATCCACGTCTACTCCAAGGCCCACGCCACCGCGACCTGGGGCCGCCCGGACAAGGACGCCGTCCTCAAGAACGCTGAGGACAACGGAAAATTCTGGCAGCACTCCCAGCGCGTCCTGCACAAGCTGATGATGCAGGAGGAGCACACCGAGGCCCCCGGCTGGGTCCCCCACTCCATCCGGGCACACCGCAAAGACCCGGAGTCGGTCCCGATGTACTACCTGCGCTCCAAGACCATGTCCGCAGTCACCGCCTCCCACGACACCACGGTCAACTCCATCTCGAACATGCTCATCTACCTGTTCACGGAGCGCCCGGACGTCTGGAACCTGCTCAAGGACAGGCCGGAGCTGATCCCGAACGCCGTCGAGGAGTCCCTGCGCATGAACGGCGGCTCCCACGCCTGGCGTCGGGAAGCCATCAACGACGTCGAGATCCGTGGCGTCAAGATCCCGAAGGGCTCCCGCATCCTGCTGGTCACCTCCATGGCCAACCGCGACCCGGAGGTCTTCCCGGACCCGCACACCTTCGACCTCTACCGCGACAACGTCACCAAGCACCTGCTCTTCGGCTACGGCATGCACCTGTGCATGGGCCGCAACCTGGCCCGCCTGCAGATGCAGGTCCTGCTGCAGCAGCTGCTCAAGCGCCTGCCGCACATGGAGCTCATCGAGCAGGACGACTACGGTCGCGCACCGTCGGTCTCCTTCCGCGGCCCGTCCACCCTCAAGGTCAGGTGGGACGTCACCAAGAACCCGGAGCGCCTGGGGGAGATCTCCGAGGAGAACCCGGAGATCATCTACAACGGCCCCAATCGCGCCCTCAAGACCCGTTCGATGAAGGTCGTGGAGACCGAGGACGTCACCGACAAGATCCGTCGCATCGTCCTGGCCCCGTCCGAGGGCGCCGCCTTGCCGGCCACCTTCTCGGGCTCCCACATCGAGATCAACGCCGGCGGCCTGAACCGCCAGTACTCGATCGTCGGCGCCGAGGGAAACACCTGGGAGATCGCGGTCCAGCTCGAGGACGACTCCCGTGGCGGCTCCAGGTGGATTCATGAGAACCTGCACGAGGACGCCATCGTCGAGGTCCGCGGCCCCCGCGCCAACTTCCGCTTCGATCCCGACGCCACGAAGCTCATCCTGGTCGGCGCCGGCATCGGCATCACCCCGATGATCGCCATGGCCGACGAGGCCAAGGCCCGTGGCATCGACTACGAGCTGCACTACTCCGGCTCCTCCAAGACCACGATGTCCTACCTGGAGCGCATCGTCCGCGACCACGGCGGCAACGCCAACCTCTACGTCTCCGACGAGGACGGCCGCATGGACATCAGCCAGTTCGCCGACCGCTACGAGGCGGGCACCCAGCTGCTGACCTGCGGCCCGGACCGCTTCACCAACGAGGTCCTCGAGGTCACCAAGGACTGGCCGGCCGACACCGTCCGCCGCGAGTCCTTCACCGCGACCAACCTGCTGGACCCCACCCAGAACGAGGCCTTCACGGTTGAGCTCTCCCGCTCCGGCGAGACCTTCGAGGTCCCGGCCAACATGACCCTGCTCGAGACCCTCGAGGAGGCCGGCAAGGAACTCTACGCCGAGTGCCGCGAGGGCATCTGCGGCACCTGTGAGGTGGGCATCGTCTCCGGCGAGGCCGAGCACAACGACCAGGTGCTCACCGACAAGGAGAAGCAGGCGAACAACTCGATCATGACCTGTGTCTCCCGCGCCTGCCGCGGCAGCAAGCTCGTCATCGACCTCTAA
- a CDS encoding aminotransferase, producing MSLLDLNADQLADLATNVRRDYDELKSRGLKLDLTRGKPSAEQLDVAEALLELPGKGDHVDADGVDVRNYGNLKGIRDIREIWAELLGINLDQIIAGDASSLNIMFDLVSYSYIWGTNDSERPWKDEEKVRWICPVPGYDRHFTISEKFGFEMVTVPMLEDGPDLNAIKELVKDPSVKGMWLVPMYSNPSGITTSDEIAKGLAEMETAAPDFRIVWDNAYAIHTLGDSFRTSTNVLDYAEQAGNPNRFWYMSSTSKVTFAGAGVSFLASSPANLAWYTGIAGTRGIGPNKVNQLAHARYFGDAEGVRKVMQRHSDILAPKFRAVLDILENRLGQYEVARWTEPEGGYFISLDVIDGTASRVVELAKEAGIALTEAGSSFPLHDDPNNRNIRLAPSLPPMAEITEAMDGVATCVLLAAVEKLGA from the coding sequence GTGTCACTCCTCGACCTCAACGCCGATCAGCTGGCCGACCTTGCCACGAACGTCCGCAGGGACTACGACGAGCTGAAGTCCCGCGGCCTCAAGCTGGATCTCACCCGCGGCAAGCCGTCCGCCGAGCAGCTCGACGTCGCCGAAGCCCTGCTGGAACTGCCGGGCAAGGGCGACCACGTCGACGCCGACGGCGTCGACGTGCGCAACTACGGCAACCTCAAGGGGATCCGGGACATCCGCGAGATCTGGGCGGAACTGCTGGGCATCAACCTGGATCAGATCATCGCCGGTGACGCCTCCAGCCTGAACATCATGTTCGACCTGGTCTCCTACTCCTACATCTGGGGAACCAACGACTCCGAACGCCCGTGGAAGGACGAGGAGAAGGTCCGCTGGATCTGCCCGGTCCCGGGTTATGACCGCCACTTCACCATCTCCGAGAAGTTCGGCTTCGAGATGGTCACCGTCCCGATGCTCGAGGACGGCCCCGACCTCAACGCCATCAAGGAACTGGTCAAGGACCCGTCCGTCAAGGGCATGTGGCTGGTCCCGATGTACTCCAACCCGTCGGGGATCACCACCTCCGACGAGATCGCCAAGGGCCTGGCCGAGATGGAGACCGCCGCCCCGGACTTCCGCATCGTCTGGGACAACGCCTACGCCATCCACACCCTCGGCGACTCTTTCCGGACCTCCACCAACGTCCTCGACTACGCCGAACAGGCCGGCAACCCGAACCGCTTCTGGTACATGTCCTCCACCTCGAAGGTCACCTTCGCCGGCGCCGGCGTCTCCTTCCTGGCCTCCTCCCCGGCGAACCTGGCCTGGTACACCGGCATCGCCGGCACCCGCGGCATCGGCCCGAACAAGGTCAACCAGCTGGCCCACGCCCGCTACTTCGGCGACGCCGAGGGCGTGCGCAAGGTCATGCAGCGTCACTCCGATATCCTGGCCCCGAAGTTCCGCGCCGTCCTCGACATCCTCGAGAACCGCCTTGGCCAGTACGAGGTCGCCCGCTGGACCGAGCCGGAGGGCGGCTACTTCATCTCCCTCGACGTCATCGACGGCACCGCGTCCCGTGTCGTCGAGCTGGCGAAGGAGGCGGGCATCGCGCTGACCGAGGCCGGGTCCTCCTTCCCGCTGCACGATGACCCGAACAACCGCAATATCCGTCTCGCCCCGTCCCTGCCGCCGATGGCGGAGATCACCGAGGCGATGGACGGCGTCGCCACCTGCGTGCTGCTGGCCGCCGTCGAGAAGCTGGGGGCGTAG
- a CDS encoding suppressor of fused domain protein, whose amino-acid sequence MHQQVAYWLSTLFPTQLEMRKVDGSRVAYGQWGEGNLAFTYDLHELDSGLTLADDADTSVRVELVTRTSGPAELAVGAVTRAAARLKEMAGAVAAQPGVLLPDLALPGTTMTSGLLIAPRFWDGQTPHLSQEGMMIVPLELVMLLDDEYEIARERGVEGLERRLRRRGTDDSDWQRD is encoded by the coding sequence TTGCACCAACAGGTCGCCTACTGGCTCTCCACGCTCTTTCCCACCCAGCTCGAGATGCGCAAGGTCGACGGCTCCCGCGTCGCCTACGGGCAGTGGGGGGAAGGGAACCTCGCCTTCACCTACGACCTGCACGAGCTCGACTCCGGGCTGACGCTTGCCGACGACGCGGACACGTCCGTCCGTGTCGAGCTCGTCACCCGCACGTCTGGGCCGGCGGAACTCGCCGTCGGGGCCGTCACCCGGGCCGCAGCCCGGCTCAAGGAGATGGCGGGAGCCGTCGCCGCCCAGCCCGGTGTGCTGCTGCCGGATCTGGCCCTGCCCGGCACGACCATGACCAGCGGACTGCTCATCGCCCCCCGCTTCTGGGACGGGCAGACCCCGCACCTCAGTCAGGAGGGGATGATGATCGTCCCGCTGGAGCTGGTCATGCTGCTTGACGACGAGTACGAGATCGCCCGGGAGCGCGGGGTCGAGGGGCTCGAGCGACGCCTGCGTCGCCGCGGCACCGACGACTCCGACTGGCAGCGCGACTAG
- the ppc gene encoding phosphoenolpyruvate carboxylase, producing MSEQVRDDIRLLGRILGRVIAEQEGEDVYELVESTRQLAFAVAHGEADAEALLATFRNVDENKINLVARSFSHFALMANIAEDLDDQSALAAAEDAGEAAPDATLEGVLDKLRDPGAVKKGDVAKILANAQVSPVFTAHPTETRRRTVFDVQKRIVELLRERHGIVDLPETPRRSARLAEIEREIHLRMTLLWQTALIRIARPRIEDEVNVGLRYFKLSLLEEVPAINRDTLDGLREIFGDAVPDRQIVRTGSWIGGDHDGNPFVTGDTLTYATRKAAETVLTYYVEQLGELERELSLSDRYSDSSDALQELADRGRNNVPSRVDEPYRRAIHGVHGRIRATRSAVVGSAPSGKYEPYDSPGEFKADLDVIDHSLREFNDAIIADDRLLRLRSAVDTFGFHLNALDLRQNSESFENVLDELFSRAGVTPSYRDLSEEDKRGILVAELTSARPLTFPWAEPFSEETERELGIFRAAANAVNTLGPEVIPHCIVSMTGTVSDVLEPMVLLKEMGLISFDPEQGRVIGSVDVAPLFETIDDLKAGAAILEELWNVPVYRQYLRGRGDIQEVVLGYSDSNKDGGYMSANWALYDAEHAIVEACAARGLDLRFSHGRGGAVGRGGGPTYDAILAQPKGAVQGSIRITEQGEVISARYGTGPTARRHLEAFVAGTLEASLLNTESLREPERAYAIMREIAELAGRKYGDLIRRDPGFIDYFTQSTPLHEIGDLNMGSRPTARKQTSSVSDLRAIPWVLSWSQSRVNLPGWFGVGTGVTRWAGEDDARWADLRTLYRAWPFFQSVLDNMAQVMGKASMDLAKLYSRLVDDPEVSQRIFETIEAEYELTREVFHRITDHTSLMAGNDRLERSVERRYPYLLPLNAIQIELLRRYRAGDDSFLVSKTIQVTMNGLATGLRTSG from the coding sequence GTGAGTGAACAGGTTCGCGACGACATCCGCCTCCTCGGCCGCATCCTCGGCCGAGTCATCGCCGAGCAGGAGGGCGAGGACGTATACGAGCTGGTGGAGAGCACCCGGCAGCTGGCCTTCGCGGTGGCCCACGGGGAGGCGGACGCCGAGGCGCTGCTGGCGACCTTCCGCAACGTCGACGAGAACAAGATCAACCTCGTCGCGCGCTCCTTCAGCCACTTCGCGCTGATGGCGAACATCGCCGAGGACCTGGACGACCAGTCCGCGCTCGCCGCCGCCGAGGACGCCGGGGAGGCCGCCCCGGACGCGACCCTCGAGGGCGTCCTCGACAAGCTCAGGGATCCGGGCGCGGTGAAGAAGGGCGACGTCGCGAAGATTCTGGCCAACGCCCAGGTCTCGCCGGTGTTCACCGCCCACCCCACCGAGACGCGGCGCCGCACGGTTTTTGACGTGCAGAAGCGCATCGTCGAGCTGCTGCGCGAGCGGCACGGCATCGTCGACCTGCCGGAGACTCCGCGCCGCTCGGCCCGTCTCGCCGAGATCGAGCGCGAGATTCACCTGCGTATGACCCTGCTCTGGCAGACCGCGCTGATTCGCATCGCGCGTCCGCGCATTGAGGACGAGGTCAACGTCGGCCTTCGCTACTTCAAGCTCAGCCTGCTCGAGGAGGTCCCGGCCATCAACCGCGACACCCTCGACGGCCTGCGCGAGATCTTCGGCGACGCGGTGCCCGACCGCCAGATCGTGCGCACCGGCTCGTGGATCGGCGGCGACCACGACGGCAACCCCTTCGTCACCGGCGACACCCTGACCTACGCCACCCGCAAGGCCGCCGAGACCGTGCTGACCTACTACGTCGAACAGCTCGGCGAGCTCGAGCGCGAGCTCAGCCTCTCCGACCGCTACTCGGACAGCTCCGACGCCCTCCAGGAGCTCGCCGATCGGGGCCGGAACAATGTCCCCAGCCGCGTCGACGAGCCTTATCGACGCGCCATCCACGGCGTCCACGGCCGCATCCGCGCCACTCGTTCCGCGGTCGTCGGCTCCGCCCCCTCCGGCAAGTATGAGCCCTATGACTCCCCCGGGGAGTTCAAGGCGGATCTCGACGTCATCGACCACTCGCTGCGGGAGTTCAACGACGCGATCATCGCCGACGATCGGCTGCTACGACTGCGCTCCGCCGTCGACACCTTCGGATTCCACCTCAACGCCCTCGATCTGCGCCAGAACTCCGAGTCCTTCGAGAACGTCCTCGACGAGCTCTTCTCCCGCGCCGGCGTCACCCCCTCCTACCGGGACCTGAGTGAGGAGGACAAGCGCGGGATCCTCGTCGCGGAACTGACCTCCGCGCGGCCATTGACCTTCCCCTGGGCCGAGCCCTTCAGCGAGGAAACCGAACGCGAGCTCGGCATCTTCCGGGCCGCCGCCAACGCGGTCAACACCCTGGGCCCGGAGGTCATCCCCCACTGCATCGTCTCCATGACGGGCACGGTCAGCGACGTCCTCGAGCCGATGGTCCTGCTGAAGGAAATGGGCCTGATCAGCTTCGACCCGGAACAGGGCCGCGTCATCGGCTCCGTCGACGTCGCCCCGCTCTTCGAGACGATCGACGATCTCAAGGCCGGCGCCGCCATCCTGGAGGAACTCTGGAACGTGCCCGTCTACCGCCAGTACCTGCGCGGCCGCGGTGACATCCAGGAGGTGGTCCTCGGTTACTCCGACTCCAACAAGGACGGCGGCTACATGTCCGCCAACTGGGCGCTTTACGACGCCGAGCACGCCATCGTCGAGGCCTGCGCCGCCCGCGGCCTCGACCTTCGCTTCTCCCACGGCCGCGGTGGCGCGGTCGGCCGCGGCGGCGGACCGACCTACGACGCCATCCTGGCCCAGCCGAAGGGCGCGGTTCAGGGCTCCATCCGCATCACGGAGCAGGGCGAGGTCATCTCCGCCCGCTACGGCACCGGCCCCACCGCCCGCCGACACCTGGAGGCGTTCGTCGCCGGCACGCTGGAGGCCTCGCTGCTCAACACCGAATCCCTCCGGGAGCCGGAGCGCGCCTACGCCATCATGCGCGAGATCGCGGAGCTGGCCGGCCGAAAGTACGGCGACCTCATCCGCCGCGATCCGGGCTTCATCGACTACTTTACGCAGTCGACGCCGCTCCACGAGATCGGCGACCTCAACATGGGCTCACGCCCGACCGCGCGCAAGCAGACCTCCTCGGTCTCGGATCTGCGCGCGATTCCGTGGGTGCTGTCCTGGTCCCAGTCGCGGGTGAACCTGCCGGGCTGGTTCGGCGTCGGCACCGGCGTGACCCGCTGGGCGGGCGAGGACGACGCCCGCTGGGCGGATCTACGCACCCTGTACCGGGCCTGGCCGTTCTTCCAGTCGGTGCTGGACAATATGGCCCAGGTCATGGGAAAGGCGTCGATGGACCTGGCGAAGCTCTACTCGCGTCTGGTCGACGACCCGGAGGTGTCGCAGCGCATCTTCGAGACCATCGAGGCGGAGTACGAGCTGACCCGTGAGGTGTTCCACCGAATCACCGACCACACCTCGCTGATGGCGGGCAACGATCGTCTCGAGCGTTCGGTGGAGCGCCGCTACCCCTACCTGCTGCCGCTCAACGCGATCCAGATCGAGCTGCTGCGCCGCTACCGCGCGGGCGACGATTCCTTCCTGGTGTCCAAGACGATCCAGGTCACCATGAACGGCCTGGCCACCGGCCTGCGCACCTCGGGTTAA
- a CDS encoding DNA polymerase III subunit gamma and tau, whose product MALYRKYRPATFAELIGQEQVTEPLSVALDNGRINHAYLFSGPRGCGKTSSARILARSLNCVEGPTSTPCGVCNSCVSLAPGGPGNLDVTEMDAASHRGVEDMRALRDRAIYAPAESRYRVFIIDEAHMITNEGFNALLKIVEEPPAHLIFIFATTEPDKVIQTIRSRTHHYPFRLLTPQSMKQLVSSVAAEEGALIEEAVYPLLIQAGGGSPRDTLSVLDQLLAGTGPEGLTYEKAVPLLGITDAGLLDATVDALATGDAGRLFTTIDDVIEAGHDPRRFALDLLDHFRDLMILASVPNAFELDLVTAPAGRQEVLKHQAQQFTGGQLANLATTLNDGIGDLRGATSARLLLEVLFGHLLVESRHAPAPVAPSGRDAAASVAQSQAHAAVESAGGSAQNAVPGESAADRWLRQRRESGPASAKTAPPRGTPQAAGPAPARPEQQQEPDMPHQPDFTPAPVQQEPPAQQVQSVDQIVDQASPESRPEPQEPDMRHQPDFTPAPAQQEPPAQQVQQESRDEPGAPQPEPRREPVAPTAGPEELGEKLRTEWATIRREIMQRNRTAGIMLAQAKVLGVRDDTLVLGHNTGVLAERLNTPSNNDDIVAVVNDYVPQPLRVECVIGTDPAAAGFTRSAPTSAAWSPTRSTPREGHAAATGGDDVPDPAEEPERPAEHGSREQSPPAPQPTAPAPAPEPQASAWRSPAALGGEASQSQPPTPPQPEQPPSSRQAPTGQSLNQEPAVPGWQEAARQGTQAAAERAQRQRESPTFGNGVPLPPEPGDMAPPPEEPPYDPAELSQAAPQRPAPQAQPAQPPQQSAVRPEQRASASVPPAALSRDEEEEMMLKQAQEPGQADRRDAMQIAVELLSEELGAKRV is encoded by the coding sequence GTGGCTCTCTACCGGAAATATCGTCCCGCGACATTCGCAGAACTCATCGGCCAGGAGCAGGTCACCGAACCTCTGTCGGTGGCGCTGGACAATGGCCGGATCAATCACGCCTACCTGTTTTCCGGTCCGCGCGGCTGTGGCAAGACCTCCTCGGCCCGTATCCTCGCCCGTTCCCTGAACTGTGTGGAAGGGCCGACCTCCACCCCCTGCGGAGTGTGCAATTCCTGCGTCTCCCTCGCGCCGGGCGGCCCCGGCAACCTCGACGTCACCGAAATGGACGCGGCCTCCCACCGCGGCGTGGAGGACATGCGCGCGCTGCGTGATCGCGCGATCTACGCGCCGGCGGAGTCCCGGTACCGCGTCTTCATCATCGATGAGGCCCACATGATCACCAACGAGGGTTTCAACGCCCTGCTCAAGATCGTGGAGGAGCCGCCGGCGCACCTCATCTTCATCTTCGCCACCACCGAACCGGACAAGGTCATCCAGACCATCCGATCCCGCACGCACCATTACCCCTTTCGCCTGCTGACGCCGCAGTCGATGAAGCAGCTCGTCTCCTCGGTGGCCGCCGAGGAGGGCGCCCTCATCGAGGAGGCCGTCTATCCACTGCTCATCCAGGCCGGCGGCGGTTCTCCGCGTGACACCCTTTCCGTCCTTGACCAGCTCCTAGCCGGCACCGGCCCCGAGGGCCTGACCTACGAGAAGGCCGTGCCGCTGCTCGGAATCACCGACGCCGGGCTTCTCGACGCCACCGTCGACGCCCTCGCCACCGGCGACGCGGGACGTCTCTTTACTACCATCGACGACGTCATCGAGGCCGGCCACGACCCCCGCCGTTTCGCCCTGGACCTCCTGGATCACTTCCGTGACCTGATGATTCTGGCCTCGGTCCCCAACGCCTTCGAACTGGACCTCGTCACCGCACCTGCCGGGCGTCAGGAAGTGCTCAAACACCAGGCCCAGCAGTTCACCGGCGGCCAGCTCGCGAACCTGGCCACCACCCTCAACGACGGCATCGGCGACCTTCGTGGCGCCACCTCCGCCCGCCTCCTCCTCGAGGTCCTCTTCGGCCACCTCCTCGTCGAATCCCGCCACGCCCCGGCCCCGGTCGCCCCGTCCGGTCGGGACGCCGCCGCCTCCGTGGCCCAGTCCCAGGCGCACGCCGCAGTGGAGTCCGCCGGTGGATCGGCGCAGAACGCTGTCCCCGGGGAATCCGCCGCCGACCGGTGGCTGCGCCAGCGCCGCGAGTCCGGCCCCGCCAGCGCCAAGACCGCCCCGCCCCGGGGAACGCCGCAGGCAGCCGGTCCCGCCCCGGCTCGTCCGGAGCAGCAGCAGGAACCGGACATGCCGCACCAGCCAGACTTCACGCCCGCCCCGGTTCAGCAGGAACCACCGGCCCAGCAGGTCCAGTCAGTCGATCAGATCGTCGATCAGGCTTCGCCGGAGTCCCGTCCGGAACCGCAGGAACCGGACATGCGGCACCAGCCAGACTTCACGCCCGCCCCGGCCCAGCAGGAACCACCCGCCCAGCAGGTCCAGCAGGAGTCTCGCGACGAACCGGGGGCGCCCCAGCCCGAACCCCGCAGGGAACCGGTGGCACCGACAGCCGGCCCGGAGGAGCTGGGGGAGAAGCTGCGCACCGAGTGGGCCACAATCCGCAGGGAGATCATGCAGCGCAACCGCACGGCCGGAATCATGCTTGCCCAGGCCAAGGTTCTCGGTGTCCGGGACGACACTCTCGTGCTCGGGCACAACACCGGGGTGCTTGCGGAGCGTCTGAACACCCCAAGCAACAACGACGACATCGTCGCGGTAGTCAACGACTACGTGCCGCAGCCGTTGCGGGTGGAGTGCGTGATCGGCACGGATCCGGCCGCCGCGGGATTTACCAGGTCGGCCCCGACCAGCGCGGCCTGGTCCCCGACCCGCTCCACCCCGAGGGAAGGCCATGCCGCAGCGACGGGCGGCGATGACGTCCCCGACCCCGCCGAGGAGCCGGAGAGACCCGCTGAGCACGGATCGCGGGAACAGTCGCCGCCGGCTCCTCAGCCGACCGCTCCCGCACCGGCGCCAGAACCGCAGGCGTCGGCATGGCGCTCACCGGCGGCCCTCGGAGGCGAAGCGTCGCAGTCCCAGCCACCGACACCGCCTCAGCCCGAGCAGCCGCCGTCCTCCCGGCAGGCGCCGACCGGGCAGTCGCTGAATCAGGAGCCCGCCGTCCCGGGCTGGCAGGAGGCCGCCCGCCAGGGAACGCAGGCGGCGGCCGAACGTGCCCAGCGCCAGCGGGAAAGCCCCACTTTCGGCAACGGCGTCCCACTGCCGCCGGAGCCGGGGGACATGGCTCCGCCACCGGAGGAGCCTCCGTATGACCCGGCGGAGCTCAGCCAGGCGGCCCCGCAGCGGCCGGCCCCGCAGGCCCAACCCGCCCAGCCGCCCCAGCAGTCGGCTGTCCGGCCGGAACAGCGGGCGTCGGCAAGCGTGCCTCCGGCGGCGCTGAGCCGCGACGAGGAGGAGGAGATGATGCTCAAGCAGGCGCAGGAACCCGGGCAGGCCGATCGTCGCGACGCGATGCAGATTGCCGTGGAGCTTCTTAGCGAGGAACTGGGAGCCAAGCGCGTCTAG
- a CDS encoding YbaB/EbfC family nucleoid-associated protein, producing the protein MSQPDMNEIIARAAEVQAQLQKAQQEIVDSEVTGTAGNGLVTVRMTGSAVVKDIKIDPSVVDPEDVETLQDLILGAYEDAHAQAGKIAEEKIGPFAQGGGGDALGGLFG; encoded by the coding sequence ATGAGCCAGCCCGATATGAACGAGATCATCGCCCGCGCCGCCGAGGTCCAGGCGCAGCTGCAGAAGGCCCAGCAGGAGATCGTCGACTCCGAGGTCACCGGCACCGCCGGCAACGGCCTGGTGACGGTGCGGATGACGGGTTCGGCGGTTGTCAAGGACATCAAGATCGACCCCTCCGTCGTCGATCCGGAGGACGTCGAGACCCTCCAGGACCTCATCCTCGGCGCCTACGAGGATGCGCACGCGCAGGCCGGCAAGATCGCCGAGGAGAAGATCGGGCCGTTCGCCCAGGGCGGCGGCGGCGACGCCCTCGGCGGCCTGTTCGGCTAG